The Equus przewalskii isolate Varuska unplaced genomic scaffold, EquPr2 ChrUn-6, whole genome shotgun sequence genome includes a region encoding these proteins:
- the LOC103558910 gene encoding LOW QUALITY PROTEIN: olfactory receptor 10T2-like (The sequence of the model RefSeq protein was modified relative to this genomic sequence to represent the inferred CDS: inserted 1 base in 1 codon) codes for MRRQNQSMIMEFILKGFSNLRGLQMLLFFIFLXVYLTTLMANATIMTVSRLARALHTPMYFFLFVLSCSETCYTLAIVPKMLTKLISPSPTISFSGCAAQLYCFVRLACTNCFLIAVMGYDRYVAICNPLNYTLIVSRATCMQLVLASSFCGFLISVVVNVLVFSVPFCASNQINHFFCDIFPVIKLGCTDTNLKEMIIFLLSILVLLVPLVLIFISYIFIVSTILKISSVEGQWRAFSTCASHLTVVIIHCGCASFIYLRPTSLYSSDKDRLVAVTYTVITPLLNPLVYTLRNKEVKVALRKVLSRYSFPKTV; via the exons ATGAG GAGACAGAACCAGAGCATGATCATGGAGTTTATCCTCAAAGGCTTCTCAAACCTAAGAGGTCTGCAGATgcttctcttctttatcttcc TGGTCTACCTGACCACTCTGATGGCCAATGCTACAATCATGACTGTCAGTCGTCTGGCCCGGGCTTTGCACACCCCTATGTACTTCTTTCTGTTTGTCCTCTCCTGCTCTGAAACCTGCTACACCTTGGCCATTGTACCAAAAATGCTGACCAAGCTGATTTCTCCAAGTCCGACTATTTCTTTCTCTGGATGTGCTGCCCAGCTCTATTGCTTTGTGCGCTTGGCTTGTACCAACTGTTTTCTAATTGCTGTAATGGGCTATGACCGCTATGTTGCCATCTGCAACCCTCTCAACTACACACTCATTGTCAGCAGAGCCACCTGCATGCAGTTGGTTCTAGCCTCCAGCTTCTGTGGTTTCCTGATCTCTGTGGTTGTCAATGTCCTGGTGTTTAGTGTACCCTTCTGTGCCTCCAATCAGATCAACCACTTTTTCTGTGACATTTTCCCTGTCATAAAACTGGGCTGCACAGACACTAACCTGAAAGAAATGATCATCTTCCTCCTCAGCATTCTGGTTTTGCTGGTTCCCTTAGTGTTGATCTTCATCTCCTACATCTTCATTGTTTCCACCATCCTCAAGATCTCCTCAGTGGAGGGACAGTGGagggccttctccacctgtgcctcccacctcaCCGTGGTCATTATCCACTGTGGCTGTGCTTCCTTTATCTACTTGAGGCCCACATCCCTGTACTCCTCAGATAAGGACCGGCTTGTGGCAGTCACCTATACTGTGATCACCCCACTACTCAACCCCCTTGTCTACACACtgagaaataaagaagtgaaGGTGGCTCTGAGAAAGGTTCTCAGTAGATACTCATTTCCAAAAACTGTATGA